Genomic DNA from Prunus persica cultivar Lovell chromosome G1, Prunus_persica_NCBIv2, whole genome shotgun sequence:
AATTGATTGATGAGATCAAACAAGGGATGAGTTGACattctaaaagaaaattgtaaataaGAATATATGCTATGTTTAGTGTAGAGtgatcataatttttttttttttttctaaatacaATCGATAGTTTATACTATAAAGGTTTCTTACACACACAATATTAAAGTGCCATGAAAATTTGAACATAAGATCATTAATATGCAAATTaaaactcttttttattagACTAAATCGTTGGCGTGTAAAGTGATTATAATTATAACCTAAACCTTCACTTCACTATGCCCGTGCATAGGTCCATTGATGATGTGGTGGCCCATAGTTTGGCAACCCATTGATGGTCTAATGAAATCCCTACCCGTATGAGATAGGGCTATCTTCTGGACTATTTAATTTCCATTATGAGATAGATATGCAGCCCAATTAATTTCCGTCATTTCATCTATTTATATTGAGGAAGCTTCATTTctattcatttttcttcaattgcgattcaatttatatatatggttGATTATTTTGGGTGATCGAAGTGACTACCAATCTGAGACTAGAAATCTTAAATATAAGctctaaataataattttacaCTCTAAAACAATCAATCATgccaataaatataataatgtcTTCTCAACGTATACAAAATATCGTGAGACAAACCTATATATAGGTATATGTTGTGGGGATCACATATCTATCCACACATAAAAGCTAATGCTAGAATTTGAGTCATATATTAACAACTCAATATCATTCTACTAATCTATAATAGGGACATTCTTCATTAAATATTTAAGTTAATGACTGATTACATACTTTCAATCTGAGCCGTTGAATTGCATATAAGAGACTACCAACATATTTAATGAATACAGTCCAACGACCGAGATTAGAAGTATGTAACTAATacttaacataaaatacttattgaaGAATCTCcctaaataataaaaccccaaCCCTAcgtgcaaaaacaaaacaaaacaaagaaataaatgaaCCTTGCGATCCAGATTTTATTGTCTTGCCATCTCAACCACTTTGTTTCTATTGAAGGATTGGGATCATTCCATATATTCATCTGGGGTCCTCTAAATTTTGGGCACACCCATTGTGAGTCTTGTTTCCTTATCAAAATATATTGTGACAAAAGTGTCTGTATATCCACATTATAAATATCAACTACATATTCCGATAAGAACTAACTTCAATATAATTCACGATCAATACAAACGTGACAGTCTAGCAAGagaatatttttttgggtaaatgtCATTGTCAACACAACACTATCTCCCACTCTTCTCGAGTACTTTCCCCTCTTTGCTTTGCATAATTTTTCCATGTCTCAACTGGCCCTTCTTCATCTACGCATTTGTTGTACCGCATGTAACATGACATTCACATGAAAAGCAAGTTcccaaccaaaccaaactcaaCGAACCCAACTCACCAATCAGCATACACCACCTCAAAACAACACAAAATCACCCGGAGTCCTCAATAGGGGACTCTTTTCCCTTCAATTAGCTCCACACACTTCCAAAAACTTACCAAAAATGCCATGCTTCAGCTTCACCGAGTCAAAAAATTCGTGCCACCGGTCCACCTTCGCCCGAGCCGGTCTCCGGTCCGCAATCACAGACATCAAAGATGGCGGTACCACCATGCACTGCTGGGTCCCGCAGTCCCCAAACCCGTCCAAGCGCAACCTCCTCCTCATCCACGGCCTCGGAGTCAACGCGATGTGGCAATTCGTTGACCTCCTCCGCCACGTCACCCCCCACTTCAACGTCTACGTCCCCGACCTCCTCTTCTTCGGCGAGTCGTCCACTACCCGGCCGGACCGGTCCGAGTCGTTCCAGGCCGAGTGCGTGATGCGGGTCATGGAGGCCCACTCGGTGCGGAGGCTGAGCCTGGTGGGGCTGAGCTATGGCGGGTTTGTGGGGTACAGCCTGGCGGCCAATTACAGGGAGTCGGTGGAGAGGGTTGTGATATGCTGCGCCGCGGTGTGCTTGGAGGAGAAAGACATCCGGGAAGGCGTGTTTCCGATATCGGATTTGGACGAGGCTGCGAGCATTTTGGTGCCGCAGACGCCGCAGAAGCTTAGGGAGTTGATCAAGTACACTTTTTTCAAGCCGCCTCCTCTTGGGTTGATCCCCTCTTGCTTGCTTATGGATTTCATTGAGGTAAATGTTTCTAATACTTCTTAGATGATGATTAAGTGATTAAGTATGATGATTAATCATGAATTATGATGATGATTAAGTTAAGCTAATCAAACTACCGGTCATAGTAGATTGTCAGTTGAGATGGTATAAATAGCAATATCTTCTCTCGTTCATGCATGTCTACTCATAACAATGAGACCCGCTATAAACTCAATCGTCATAAGTTGGAAGTTTAACAAGTGCAAATACTTCAAGTGTTGTCTAATTGCACAACTCTTTCATGTAAGTGTCGTGGGTCGTAAATCAATGTATGTCTTGTCATGCAAATTTTTGTAGTTAAGGTATCGTTATCAATCTCAATTTAAATCGAACTTCTCTTCTATGTTGCGTACGCTATAATTCATGTGCACGTCATGAGTAAGGATGTAAgagtgaaaattttattcaaaaagATCAGAGCGTGTTTTGACCCTTAACTAGGCTTGAAAGAACCCATTAATCCTTGCAATTGATGTGCACAGTTGGTCCGAAATGAAGCGAACTTAGAAGAAAAGATCAATTTGGACTGAGATTAGTAGCAAGGAAGGAACATAAAACattgatatatatagttattttaTGTGTAATTTGACTTATTAAGACATTCTCTTGAGATCTTGTCCCGACAGTGATCTCGAAACACATTTGCTTCGTTGAATTTTCGTTTTGAAGGCATAAATCATGTAGTAGtttgattttataaaataaaaaaaaaacaaaaaaaaaccatgtaGATGTAGTGGTGGTTGTAGGACTGGTCACGTGCATGCTGTATTAATATTATAGATATAATCACTACATGGTGCACGTGACTCATTACAAAATCAACTACCAGTCATGGAATAAAACATTCAACGGGTCAACATGGTTTGGTATGTAGTATGTATGGTAGTCTTAAAGGGAATTATTGCAATAATATTTTAAGTGGTAGAGTGAGAATaatattatccttattaaaATCatcccaaataaaaaattatacacaTGTCAAATTATGATTTGTTAAAATAACTATTTACATGTAAGCAGCCAAGTAATTTCGTTATGCAATGGAACTCAAATTATGGTGAATGGGCAGGCAATGTACACTGAACATGTGAAAGAGCAGAAAGAGTTGATTATGGCCGTCCCCAAAAACCGAAAACTTTCAGACCTTCCCAAGATTCCACAGGTTCATTTTTCAtctatgtatttttcttttgggtcatAGCACATCTTTATCTTACTCAAGTTAGTTGTCCACGTGTGCATCAGCGGTTGAAATCTCCACGGACCTTAGCGaaattcttgtcattttcctcTTATGCAAAATTAGAATAACACATGATTTAGTGCTTCTTACCTTTCTCTCACTCCTCTCACAGCCAACCCTTATAATATGGGGAGAGCATGATCAAGTATTTCCGCTAGAATTTGCATACAAATTAAAAAGGTGAGTTTCTGATCGAAGTCTTTGACCGAGTGCATGCATTTGTTTAATCTCTCTTTCTGAATTTTGAGTTCATTggtaaaaacatatatatatttatacaggCACTTAGGGGAGAACGCTGAGCTTGTGGTGATAAAGGATGCAGGACATGCAATTAACGTACAAAAGCCCAAGGAGTACTACAACCACATCAAGTCCTTCTTACTCGACATGCAGCAGCCATCTGCTAATAAACATCAACAACATTCAAAACCACTTCAATCACTGACATGAAGCTATTTAATGTAATCCAACCCTTAATCCCATATAACAAATTTGTGTAATTTAATTGGATCAATCGTGACATGACGTGCTTCATCaagcaaaatatttttttttatatattatttatatttttattgaagGCAAACATAATACAAGACAACATGTAATGTTTTAGCATAAACGGCTCAAAATATGCATACCCTCTTTGTTTAGAAGGGTTAAGATGTTGACGAGTCCTTATTCAGTTAGGATTTTAGttacttaattatttataGAAGGGTTAAGATGTTGACGAGTCCTTGtttagttaggattttagTTACTTAACTATTTATATAATCCTGTTGTAACTGAGAtttctttcctattttatCTCATCTTTGttatttctttataaatacctccatattAGAGAAGAATACTTATACGAAGATAAGTTGTATGCGCGTGAATTAGGTAAAGTTGAAGACAGAGCGGCATGGCTACTAGAATGATGAATGTGAACGCAGTACTAGTCGCCATCACCCTGGCTCTGCTAACTTGCGGGCCTCGGTGCATTTACTCGGACGACCAGCGGCTCCTGGTGAACATGACTCTGGTCCGGAATGCTTCGGCTCTCGGAGCTTTTTGCTTGGATGGGAGTTTGCCTGCGTATCACCTGCACAGAGGATTCGGGGGTGGAGCAAGAAACTGGCTTTTACAGTTTGAAGGTGGAGGGTGGTGCAATAGCACAAAATCATGCTTGGACAGAGCCAACACCCGTAGAGGATCAACACGCTACATGAGCAAGTGGGAGGTCTTCTCTGGAATTCTAAGCAATAATGCTTCTCTAAATCCAGATTTTTACAATTGGAACCGTGTGAAGCTTAGATATTGTGATGGAGCTTCATTTGCTGGAGATGCAGTATATAAAAACGGGACGTCGTTGCTCTATTTCAGAGGGCAAAAGATTTGGGAAGCAATCATTCTTGATCTTCTGCCAAAAGGTTTAGGACAGGCAAGAAAGGCTCTGCTATCAGGTTCTTCTGCTGGGGGTTTATCATCCTTTTTGCATTGTAACAACTTCACTAAATATTTACCAAGCACTGCCAGTGTGAAATGCTTGAGCGATGCCGGATTCTTTCTTGACGAAAGAGATATAAGTTCTAACCACACCATGAGGTCTTTCGTGAAAGATGTTGTTTCTCTACACGGGGTAGAGAAGAATCTGGATGAGAACTGCACCGCCAGCTACCTTAATTTTCCCGAGCTGTGTTTCTTCCCACAGTACGCAATGAAGTTCATTACACCACCTTTTTTCATATTGAACTCAGCTTATGATGTTTACCAGTTCCATCATATATTGGTGCCGCCTTCAGCTGATCCACAAGGCCACTGGAATCGTTGCAAACTGAATCCGGCAGCGTGCAATCCTCAACAGTTAAATGCATTGCAAGAATTCAGGCGTGGCATGATTGTTGCTGTGGGATTGTCCTACAAATATTCGAGACGAGGAGGCTTCTTCATTAATTCATGCTTTGCTCACGGCCAAAGTGAGTCTCAAGACACGTGGTTTGCTGCAGACTCTCCAAGGGTTCACAATAGGACAATTGCAGAAGCAGTAGGTGATTGGTACTTCAACAGAAGGGCAACAAAGGAAATTGACTGCCCATATCCTTGTGTCACTACCTGCCATAACCTTATACCATAAACTCAAGCCCTTACAAGATTTGAGAAGctatccaacattttcaaggAGACAAATTTCTCTGGAAGCTTCACAAGGAAGAAGCAAGAGTACAAATATACAACACAATACAAAGTGATATACACAGCTTACtacaaagaaggaaaacaaaagcaaaaatctTAGTGGAGTGTATATAtcgtttttttaattaaagaaatgtatatttttttttggagaaagGCAATCAGGTTTTTCTCTTTACAACTACTTCCAAGTGCTTTTCTAATAATATGGATtcttaataaaaatttcaacttctaCCAATAAGGCTTATAATGAGAAGTACTTCCTACGTAAGCACTCCTATTTCCCATGTAAATAGGCCAAAAAGATTGTTGTGTAGTAAACAAGGGCACTTCAAGTAACTAGTGACCGGCGCTGGCAACAAGTCAAAGGTTTGATCTCTTTCaatgcaattattattattattattattatttaaatccAAGGGCCAAGAAGCGCCATGATTAAATAGACAATACATACAACCCTAGAGTCACTTTCCTTGTACTACAAACTTGGTAATCCAATGAGTCATGCGCCCTATGTTGCTCCATCTACACGAAGGCCAGTCCCAAATAATTACTCTCCCTTATCCCATCTAACTCtgcaaattgaaaactaattAGTGATTAACTGAAGAAGGAAATGAAGcaatttagaaaacaaaaccagaaaacCAGTGTTAGAAAATAAACAGCTAAGTAAGGGTGGCAATGGCATTTCGCCAAACATCTagtccaccaaatgacactgCAGTTTTCTTATGgcataatataatattcttCTGTCTTACCTTTGGAGGGGGTTCCTCAACTTTAGATTGCTCACCTGACAATTCAATGAAAGAATCAGCAATTATGAATTAAATGCATGAACTCATAACAAATCTAATCTGTTCAAATACAaagcaagaacaaaaaattgttTAAGGCAGAGAACATAATCCGACGGAGAAGTATTTCTTAAAGtacaagccaaaaaaaaaaaattgaatgttGCAATGTCAgtttagatatatatatatccagaAATTCTTAATAGACAGATAATACAGATGAGTCTCAGCCCGGGGGAAAACTCAGCTTATCAATTCAGATCACATTGTCAAGAGAAGGCACTAGTAAACCCAATCTGACATTTTCAACATGTGCAACTTTAAACTCGACATTGATGGAAGTCTCATACTTTAGACACTGTTTCTAAGCAGTTCCTAAATTCTACCATGGTATGAAGTGCACAGCAAGCTAACATCTTCGATTTCACCCGAAGGAAAGACCTACGCTACGATCAGGGAGATTTTGTCCCACTATCATGAGCTCTACTTTCTACAGAGATATGCATGATGTGCCATATCAATGATAATTAAATTTGGATAACTGAACTCTCACATCACATTTCACAAAATTTTGTAAACTTGCATAAATATCCTTGTTATATGAGAAGGTGCAACTAAACCAAAGTTAAGCTAAAATCCATATCTAGTAGTTCAATTATAAATCTACAACACCCATAATTGAAGATATATCATCAAGTTGACACAAGATTCAAGACAatgcagaaggaaaaaaaaattattcataaAATTACCTCCTTCCTCTGGCAGATCTGAGGTCCACAATGTGAGATTATCCTTGAGAAGTTGCATAATAAGGGTGCTGTCCTTGTAGGATTCTTCATTGAGGCTGTCAAGTTCAGCAATTGCCTCATCAAATGCCTGCTTAGCTAAATGACAGGCCCTGCATGATGCAAAATTGCAATTGAGACATAAAAGTGGTGACTCACTACAGTAAGAGTAAGCATTACGGAACTTACAAATAACGGGAACGGagaaaagggagagagagagagagagagagagagagagagagagagcaaaccTCTCAGGGGAGTTGAGAATTTCATagtaaaaaacagagaagttTAGAGCCAGGCCAAGTCTAATTGGATGGGTTGTGGGCAACTCAGAGTCAGCAGTATCGTTGGCAACCTACCGCGCATATGTCAGTTTCATTACAATCTCATTCTTAATATCAGAATATAACAAgatagagaaagaagaagaaaagaaaaaaaggaaagtgaAAACATGATAGAGAAAAGGGCCTCCAGCATGGAAGTTGAATACCTCATAGGCTTTAAGCGATTGATCAGCCACTTCTTTACGATCATCACCAGCTTTAAATTCAGCCAAATATCGATAGTAATCTCCTTTCCTGTCACGGGGAACAAGAAGGATCACAActcaaacctctctctctttcacacATAACATCAACTTGCATGGTAACAAGGTATGTCAAAAGGAATGGGCTTTGAAGTAAAGATCCATCCTAAcctaacacacacaaaaagtcATCAAAAGTAAGAAATTCATAACCAAATAGAAGCACCCAAAGCAAATACCCCTGTTTTATGATATCCACTAGGGTGAAAAACAAgttgaataagaaaaaagcaaTCATGGTCTTTTTGGCTGTATGAACtatgtaaaaaataattctaCTCTCTCTCTAAGCTGAAGAAAATATGCTATCAGCTTGCATAACTTCTTAAGCTTTTAAAGTTTCAACAGAAGAGGAACGGAAAAGTAGCTCTCACATCTTCTGGTAAAAAACAGTAGATTCCCCTGTTGATGCAGATGGAAGGAGGTGGTAATCAATAACTGTTAAAATGTCATGGCAAATTTTTGCAAGCTCATCTTCAACCCTCTGCCTGTACTCCTTTATCCTCATAGCATTCTGTTCACTTCCCTTGGCCTCCTCCTTTTGTTCAACGGAAGACAATATCCGCCATGACGCCCTTCTCGCCCCAATGACATTCTTATACCCAACAGACACCAAGTTCCGCTCCTCCACAGTCAGTTCCACATCCAACTTGGAAACTTTCTTCATTGCTTCAACCATCTctgaaacaagaaaacaagaaaacaagaaaattgatGCATTACACATATATGCAATTGATTGTGGGCTAATATCCTAAACAATACATAAGCTGTCAACTTTATACCAAGTGATAAGAGTTCCATCTTGACTTCAACTAATTAAACACATAGTAGAAATGAAACCACCAATGCAAAAACTATTTGCACCGCAAACGACTTCAAAACTCAAAGCAGCAGCAACATTTCAGAAAGTTATTGCAAGAATGATAAGACTAATACTAAGGCTCGTTTTGGGATTGCTTATCCTGGAAGTACTTCTACTCATAAGCACTTTTAATCttgaattttcataaaaaattcaattgcttCCTGGAAAAGCACTTGGGAGTGCTAGAAGCACATAGCAAGTGCTTCTCCAAAAAGCGCTTCTATGACCCAGAAGCGCTTCTAATCTTTTCTGCCAAACATTGTCAAAAGCATTTTTAGTTCTCAGAAAGTGCTTTTAACCATTCCAGAACCAGTCCCAACTAGGTCCTTATATTCAAATTGAGATCCATTTAAATgctaaacaaatttaaaataaacccTTTCCATTAATTCTCAGATAATTACATATGCCACACAAACCAAATAAGTGGTTTCCCATTGAGTCTCAAAATGAACAGGTGAAGAATTGGGGTTTGCTTGTAAGGTGACATATTTCACAATCATTCTTGTTTCACATAATCATGCTTGTAAACAACTGGGATTTTTTGGCTCTTGCTGGGAACACCTAATCATTTATTAGTATATcactttttttcatttcctcCCCTTTCAATAGGATCGATCACCatcaatcaaaatgaaaagaaaagcaaccCAATATTACAACATTTAATCCATACATCTGCTAACTCATAAATCGCTCTTTGGTGcatgaaatattaaaaatgaatTCCCCAACACTAAGTACAACTTGcccaaaattaataatattatatatacaaagcCAAAAAgatgatattattattatcattactGTTCTTATAAGACACATAAATTCTTAGAAATGGGAAAAAAATAGTGAAAGAATGGAGGTCCATGCAAGAAGAGCATACCATCATATCTCTCGGCTTGCTCAGCAAGCTTCGCCAGGTAAACATGTTTCTTTCTCTCAATGTCCAtagcttcttctctctctctctctctctctctctctctctctctctctctctctgtgttctGTCTAGAACTTGGTTTTGGCAACTTGGAAACTGGTATTGATATGCTCTGTTCTGAGAAGGAGGGTCCAAGCGACCGTTGGATATGATTAGTGGAGGTTACAGGGAGTAGGATCAATGGTGTGAAATGGGTATGGAATTTGGAAAGATGGAATTAGGTCCGAACGAGGATCACATGGGTTAACGTGGTTGGGTGCGATGTTGACCGGGACGACAGCCACTGAATCACTCATGGTTGTTTGATTGAGAGAGAGGTTCAGACTGAGATTGGTGAGTGGTGCATTACAAGTCTGTAAGTGGGCTCCACTTTGTATGGTTACAACTTACATGTCGTCAACTTCCTTGCAATCTTCAATtacgtttttttttctaatacaagtgatattgcAAGAGACAGAAATCCAACCTATGAATCTTGAGTGCAAGAATAAATAtttctaataatttttttaattttttttttaaaacataactTTTAAGTTAATTTTTGAACATTAACTTTTGTGTTTCGAATTTAAAACTATTAATTTGTAAATTaatgtattttttaattggaCTAGACTTTATTGGCTGAGTATATTTAGTTTGTTGTAAATAGATAAAGTCCAAAGTTGATGCAATAAGTTTGTGGCATAGCATTACTTTTTAGAGTTGTTTTTAACAAGTGATATTAAAAAAGGGTGAcattaaaacataaaatatcgGACTGTCACTgtactcttttctttttctaaagttAGCTATTAAACTTTGGAGCTTCAAAAAACACTCATATCGTTAGTTTCATATTCAATGTCCACTTTCTTGAAGGAGATTATGAATTCAAATCTCCAAAAAGATAATtgttggaaaagaaaacaggCTCAGCCCAGCCACCGGGCCCAACCTTAGCTACGCCCTCCCTTCCAAACGGAACCCGCTAAAAGAAAACCTTTCGCACTACTCAACCATACTCGCTCATCGGTGAGGGCACATTTTCCCGCCATAAattccccccaaaaaaaaaaagggggcaGTAAGGGGATTAGGGTTTTAGATTGAAGAAAGAATTCCCCAAATTTTCTCGATCATGTCACAACCGGTGGATGACCTGTCTCAATTCGATATCTCCAAAGAGGTAAGCACACAAATCCCAAACTCTCAATCTCAATCTCAGCCTCAGAGACAAAGATTTCTGCAAAAAGCTTCAATCTTtggttgttggttttttttttttctcaggaAAAGGACAAGCTTGTAGCAGAAGTAATCCGCTACGTGCTGTTCAAGACGCACCACAACTCGGGCTGTCCAATAAAGAGGGAAGAGCTCACTCAGCTGCTCACCAAAAACTATCGTCAGCGAAATCTTCCCACGCTCGTCATCAACGAGGCTATACAGAAGCTTTCCACCATCTTTGGCTACGAAATGAGGGAGCTTCAAAGGTCTCGTCCCTCTTCCACTAATCAGGGACGCTTTTCCCAACAGAGTAAGATTCGTATTAATTAAGCTCgaagttgtgatttttttcGTGTTACCTATTATTTTCCGCAAAATAATTGATGGTTGTGATTTACCAATCTCGGTTGTATACTCTATGTATGTGGGATCCATGTGGGATACCATATGAGCCAATGTTGGCCAAAGTAATATATAATGGACGATTTGGGTGATATGGTCCCTTTTGTGCAACCTCAATTTTGAATTGTGCATAGTGTACAGTCCACATCATTCAGTGGTAACTTTGAGGGTTGGGGTTTTGACGAGTTTTTTTAACACGTTATTCAGGTGTTGCAGAGGCAAAATCCTATGTCATTTTGAGTAAACTTCCTTCGGATGTGTATAAGAAGTATGTTGAGGATGATCGTACGGCTCCTCTCACTGGTTTCACTTTTGTCGTACTAAGtattgtacatatttctggtgGTAAAACCACTGAAGGTATGACTGCTTCATGGTTCGTTTCATAATTATATGCTTACAAGTTAGTAGAATAGGAAGATGCCAGGATAGTTGGGATAATAGTTTGGTCGGAAAACTACTTATTTGTTAGGGAAATTCTTTGATGAACTGCATACTGGGCCATACTACATCTTTTCATATAATGATTTTGTCTAGCAAAATGTGACAGATCAAACATCATCTTCTGTTGTCTTAAAAATTGCTAAAAATCAATGAGGAAATTGTTcccttttttgttaaattgtgTCATATTGTGAGAGAACCTACTTTTATTCTCTTGCTGGAACTGCAGAGGATCTTTGGCGTCATTTGAGACGGATGGGATtggatgaaaaaaatgaaagccaTCCAGTCCTAGGAAACATAAAACAAGCACTGGAGACACTTGTCCAGCAAAGGTTTGACCTGTCTACTATGGATTGTTAATTTGCAGTTTCGTTTGAATGTCACGATATTATTGATGTAGGTATCTATCTTAAGTACTCTTTATTTTAGATATTTGCAGAAAGACAAAGTAAGTGGACCTGAAGGCCATACTTTGTTCTATGAGCTTGCTGAGAGAGCTTTAGATGCGCCAGTTAGTGACAGCATTAAAGCGTACATAGCACAGGTATCATTTAAAGATACATAATGTTTCTATAATTTGTTAATCATTATGTATCTTGTGTAGCTATAAGTAAGTTCTATTTGAAGTGTGTAGATATCTCATCTCAAACAAGGCAATAGatattttttggaaaatttatGCATTCCAACTTGCACTATTGTCAAATTGATGAACTCAATTGGGCTCTTTGCGTCAATTCATAAGTTTATTGAAGGTACAAATCTTTGGTGTCTCCACTCAACTAATTGAAATTATGAACACTGAGAAACAAAACTTGAAAGTTTGTGCAAGGCAGTGCTGTAGAGGGAGACGTGAAATCAGCAATCTAGATTAATGAAGATGGTAACAGAAAATAACACAAGGAGCCAACATTAAGGAAAGTTGACAATGTGCACATTGGTTCACTATCCTTGAGTTCAACGGGTTTTATTAGAGTTGACTGCGGCCAGTACATAAAGGAAATAGACaggagtgaaaaataaaatgcaagaaGATTTGTGTTCTTGGTGTAGCTGCCTATCTTCTAGGATATGGAGATTAAAGTGGAACTATGGTGGATATTGATATAGGTGAGGAAGTGGTCTGAGAATAGGAATAAGTTATACAAACTGTTTGATGTAGGACAATGAGGGAATGcgaattattattttgaggaTATATGATTGCTGTAAACTTTTGGGAGTAAAGAACAACACAAAATATAAGGAACTAGAAGAGATTACAAGAAGATGGTATAATGTACTTGAATCACACTCGTAGCTTTCTAGGAATTACTCCTGAAGGCCTCAGCCAGAGAGAAGATGCATTTGCTACTAGAACATTTTGTAAGTTCATCCATACACCGAAAGAAAAG
This window encodes:
- the LOC18788708 gene encoding uncharacterized protein LOC18788708, which produces MPCFSFTESKNSCHRSTFARAGLRSAITDIKDGGTTMHCWVPQSPNPSKRNLLLIHGLGVNAMWQFVDLLRHVTPHFNVYVPDLLFFGESSTTRPDRSESFQAECVMRVMEAHSVRRLSLVGLSYGGFVGYSLAANYRESVERVVICCAAVCLEEKDIREGVFPISDLDEAASILVPQTPQKLRELIKYTFFKPPPLGLIPSCLLMDFIEAMYTEHVKEQKELIMAVPKNRKLSDLPKIPQPTLIIWGEHDQVFPLEFAYKLKRHLGENAELVVIKDAGHAINVQKPKEYYNHIKSFLLDMQQPSANKHQQHSKPLQSLT
- the LOC18789242 gene encoding pectin acetylesterase 9 → MATRMMNVNAVLVAITLALLTCGPRCIYSDDQRLLVNMTLVRNASALGAFCLDGSLPAYHLHRGFGGGARNWLLQFEGGGWCNSTKSCLDRANTRRGSTRYMSKWEVFSGILSNNASLNPDFYNWNRVKLRYCDGASFAGDAVYKNGTSLLYFRGQKIWEAIILDLLPKGLGQARKALLSGSSAGGLSSFLHCNNFTKYLPSTASVKCLSDAGFFLDERDISSNHTMRSFVKDVVSLHGVEKNLDENCTASYLNFPELCFFPQYAMKFITPPFFILNSAYDVYQFHHILVPPSADPQGHWNRCKLNPAACNPQQLNALQEFRRGMIVAVGLSYKYSRRGGFFINSCFAHGQSESQDTWFAADSPRVHNRTIAEAVGDWYFNRRATKEIDCPYPCVTTCHNLIP
- the LOC18793115 gene encoding 14-3-3 protein 7, which codes for MDIERKKHVYLAKLAEQAERYDEMVEAMKKVSKLDVELTVEERNLVSVGYKNVIGARRASWRILSSVEQKEEAKGSEQNAMRIKEYRQRVEDELAKICHDILTVIDYHLLPSASTGESTVFYQKMKGDYYRYLAEFKAGDDRKEVADQSLKAYEVANDTADSELPTTHPIRLGLALNFSVFYYEILNSPERACHLAKQAFDEAIAELDSLNEESYKDSTLIMQLLKDNLTLWTSDLPEEGGEQSKVEEPPPKS
- the LOC18788695 gene encoding non-structural maintenance of chromosomes element 3 homolog isoform X1, producing the protein MSQPVDDLSQFDISKEEKDKLVAEVIRYVLFKTHHNSGCPIKREELTQLLTKNYRQRNLPTLVINEAIQKLSTIFGYEMRELQRSRPSSTNQGRFSQQSVAEAKSYVILSKLPSDVYKKYVEDDRTAPLTGFTFVVLSIVHISGGKTTEEDLWRHLRRMGLDEKNESHPVLGNIKQALETLVQQRYLQKDKVSGPEGHTLFYELAERALDAPVSDSIKAYIAQIVNKEVGTADADD
- the LOC18788695 gene encoding non-structural maintenance of chromosomes element 3 homolog isoform X2 translates to MSQPVDDLSQFDISKEEKDKLVAEVIRYVLFKTHHNSGCPIKREELTQLLTKNYRQRNLPTLVINEAIQKLSTIFGYEMRELQRSRPSSTNQGRFSQQSVAEAKSYVILSKLPSDVYKKYVEDDRTAPLTGFTFVVLSIVHISGGKTTEEDLWRHLRRMGLDEKNESHPVLGNIKQALETLVQQRKTK